The sequence below is a genomic window from Candidatus Cloacimonadota bacterium.
GCTCTCAAAATATCTTCCAGGATACACAAGCACTGAATCTCCCGGACTTGAAGCATTTATAGCCGGTTGTATGCTCGTATATTGTCCCGCTCCGGTGATATCTACAATTCTGGTTACAGCATGTAGTCCAATGCTCATCATGGATAACAGCCAGGCAATAATACATCTATTTCTTTTCATAAATACTCCTATGAGTGGGGAGGGCATATAGATAATCTTCCTCAAAAATGGAAGCTTGCACATAGTTTTCAATGCTCATTTATTCTCCTTACTGGCTTTGGTGATTACAATATCACCAACATTCTTCCTATCTCTCCCAGAATAGTAAACCCCAAGCATTCTGTTTGTATTCTCTTTTAACTCAAGTGTAGT
It includes:
- a CDS encoding S-layer protein, coding for MKRNRCIIAWLLSMMSIGLHAVTRIVDITGAGQYTSIQPAINASSPGDSVLVYPGRYFES